The genomic DNA ATAATCCCATAGCAAGACCTGTTAACCCCAGCACAATAGCTGGTATTAATACTGCTTCCATAATTACCTCCACTTTCTATTATATTTGCATACCACTGAATCCCATAAACGCCATAGCAAGTAATCCTGCTGAAATAAAGGCAATTGGAATTCCTTTAAAAGGTTCTGGAATTGCTGAATATTCTATTCTTTCTCTAATTCCTGCTAGTAAAACCAATGCCAATGAGAAACCAACTGCTACTGAAAATCCGTTGATTAAAGTTTCAATGAAATTGTAATTCTCTTGGATATTGATGATTGCAACCCCTAATACAGCACAGTTTGTAGTAATAAGAGGTAAGAACACTCCCAATGCTTTATATAGTGATGGTGATGTTTTAGCAATAGCCATTTCAACGAATTGAACTAATGCAGCGATAATCAATATAAAAGCAATTGTTTGCAAATATTGTAAGTTAAATGGAACCAATAAGAATTGGTACACAAGCCAAGTTACACCAGAAGCTATAGTTATAACAAATGTAACTGCCATTCCCATTCCAAGTGAAGCATCAACTTTTTTAGATACTCCCATAAATGGACAACATCCTAGGAATTTAGCAAAGATAACGTTGTTTATAAATATTGCACCAAAAATTAAACTGAATATACTTCCAATACTCATCGATTACCCCTCCCTACTTTTTTTCAATTGAAGATAGTTAAGGAAAGCTTTCATAAATGCTATTGTGATGAATGCTCCAGGAGCTAAGATGAATATTAGAGCTGGATTGTAAGCTGCTGGTGCAACTCTTGCTCCAAATATAGTTCCATTTCCTAAAGCTTCTCTAACTATTCCTAATACTGTAAGTGAAAGAGTAAATCCAAGTCCTGATCCAATACCATCTAATAAAGATGCTATCATACCATTTTTAGATGCAAAGCTTTCTGCTCTTCCAAGAACGATACAGTTAACAACGATAAGTGGGATAAATAATCCTAGTACTTTATATAGATCAGGAGTATATGCTTCCATTACCATTTGAACAATTGTAACAAGTGATGCTATTATCATAATGTAAGCAGGTATTCTAACCTGAGAAGGTATAAAGTTTTTAAATGCAGATATTAAGAAGTTTGAACAAGCAAGAACTGCAACAACTGCAAGTCCCATAGCAAGTCCGTTCATTGCTGAACTTGTAACTCCAAGTGTTGGACAAAGTCCTAAAAACAATACGAAAATAGGGTTTTCTTTAAATATTCCAGATAACAATACTTTTCCATAATTTGTTTTCATTAGTTCATCCCTCCATCTTTAAAAGCATTAAGTGCTTTAATAATTCCTGTATATACAGCACGAGGAGAGATAGTTGCTCCAGCAAAAGCATCTGTTGATTTATTAAACTCATAAGATGCATCTTTTCCGATCCAATGATCTTGCCAGCTTAAATCTCCAATTTTTGCTCCAAGTCCTGGAGTTTCTGATTGATTTACTATTCTTAATCCAGCTATTTGACCATCACGTTTGATACCTAGAATAAATGTGATGTCTCCACCATAACCAGGGCTTGCTACTGTTGTTACATAACCAACTATTTCACCTTGATCATTGTATCCTGGTACAAATTGTAATCCATCTATTTCTTTAGCTTCTTCTTCAACAAATTTTGCTGCATCAGCTAAAACTTCTCTTTTTGCTGCATTTTGTGATTTTTCATTATTAGCAGCAATAACTGTCTTTGTAAAGTTATTTACTAATCCTAATACTCCAGCTGAGATTGCAGCTATTACTAATAGAACTAGCCCAAAATGTACAAATCTATTTTTCATTAGCTTTCACCTCACCGAATTTTTTTGGTTTAGTATATCTATTAATTAGAGGAACAAATCCGTTCATGATAAGTATAGAATATGCAACTCCTTCTGGATATCCACCTTTCATTCTGATAAGTGAAATTAAAAGTCCTAAGAAGAATGCAAATATTACTTTACCTTTTGTAGTATATGGACTTGTAACCATGTCTGTAGCCATGAAGAATGCTCCAAGGAATAATCCTCCTGAGAAGATATGCATTATTGGATCTCCACCCATTGCCCATGTTAGTACAAATACAGTTCCAATGATGATTGCAGGAACTCTCCAATCTATTTGTTTTTTATAAATTAAGTATAATCCTCCAACTAATAGAGCTAAAGCTGAAACTTCTCCAAGACATCCTCCCATTTTTCCAACGAAAGCTTGCATGTAGTAGTTTCCACCATCAGCAATTAACGATGAGTCAAGAGATATTCCTCTTTTCATAGCGTCTAGAACCGTAGCTCCACCTTTTCCATCATATGCAAATGTAGTTATAGCAACTGGCCAAGAAGCTTGAACAAATGCTCTTCCTACTAAAGCAGGGTTAAATACGTTGTGTCCTAGTCCTCCAAAAACCATTTTTCCAAGTCCTATAGATACAACACAACCAACTATAACATAAGGTAATGGCATAATAACTGGAATTACAAATGCAAATAATATTCCTGTTAAAATTGCACTACCGTCAAATACAGATACTTCTTGTTTCATTATCTTTTGACAAATAAACTCAGTAACCATACAAGTAAGTATAGAAACTGCAGTTACTATTAAGGCTCTTATACCAAATACATAAACAGCAAATAAAAATGCAGGTATCAATGCAATTATTACATCATACATTACTTTTTCTACTGTTTCTGATGTTCTAATATGAGGCGATGGCCCCATTTTCAATATATTAGTCACTTTTCCCTCCTGACAACTTAATAACTATTTGTTATCTTTATTTTTTCATAGCTCTTAATTTAGATTTTCCTATTTTGATAGCCTCTGTTAGTGGTCTATTAGCTGGGCATATATATGCACATGATCCACATTCTATACAATCCATTAGGTTATATGGTGGAAGTTTATCCCATTGTTCAAATGCTGCAAGTCTTGCAAACATTAATGGTTCTAATCCCATAGGACACACGTCAACGCATTTTGCACAACCAATACAAGATTTTGGTTTGTATGGATTTGTTTCTTCTTTTGTTAGAGCAAGTAGTCCAGATGTTCCTTTTATAACAGGAGCTTCTTCAGAGAATTGAGCCATTCCCATCATAGGTCCTCCCATTACTAATTTGTCTACTACTTCTCTATTTACACCACAGTAATCTAATAGGTAAGAAAATGGTGTTCCTATAGCTATTTTTACATTTTTAGGATTAGCTATTGCTTTTCCTGATACTGTAACAACTTTTTCTATTAGAGGAATACCATTTACAATTCCGTCATAAATAGCTGCTGCAGTTCCTGTATTTTGAACAACAACTCCTACAGCTGAAGGAAGTTTTCCTGACGGAACTTGTCTATCTAAAACAGCTTTAATAAGTTGTTTTTCTCCTCCTTGAGGGTATTTTGTCTTAAGTGGAGCGATTTCTATACCAGTTCCCTCAGCAGCTTTCTTCATAGAAGCAATAGCTTGAGGTTTGTTTTCTTCTATACCAACTATAGCAGTTTCTACTCCAAGTATTTTTTTAATGATTTGGATACCTTTAATTATTTTTTCTGGGTGTTCTAACATAAGTCTGTTATCTGAGTTTAGATAAGGCTCACATTCTGCCCCGTTTAATAATAATGTATCAATTTTTGTGTCAGCTGGAGGATTTAATTTTATATGAGTAGGGAAACTTGCTCCTCCAATTCCTACTATTCCTTTTTCTCTTATCATTGCTAACAATTCTTTTTTGTCAGCAGCTTCCCAATTTTCTATTTTAGGTAGCTCTGCCCATGTATCTTGTTCGTCATTTTCAATGATAACTGTTTTGATTCTTCCCATTAGTGGAAACACATGTTCTTCAATTTTCTTAACAGTTCCACTTACAGGAGAGTGGATAGGTGAAGACATAAAAGCTTGAGAATCAGCTATTTTTTGCCCTTTTAATACCTTATCCCCAATGTTTACAATTGGATCTAATGGTGATCCTATATGTTGCAATAATGCTACATATATCATTTTTGGTGCTTTTAACTCTTCAACAGGTGCATTTTCTGTTTGAAGTTTATTTTCAGGTGGATGCACTCCTCCTCTAAAGCCAAAAAATCTCATAATCAATCTCCTTTCGATATAAAGTTAATTACTACTAAACTAAGTGTATCATATTTAGTTGTAATTCTCAATATTTTTTTACTTATTTTAGTATTACTTTTTGTTGTATTTCTGTATTATATAACCTAATTTCATATGATGTATGACAAATATTATGCTATAAATTACACTTTATAAAAATAGAGTTACATTGCATTGTTTAGCTTCATCAAACTCAAAAATAATCATGTAATAGTATATCACAAATACCACAAAATCCTATCTAATTCAAGGATTTATGGCAGATACAGATTACAATATTTGATTTTTTATTTTTTATTATATTTTTGCATTATATTTTGAAGCTTTACATCTTTTATCATATCCATTGCACAATTTGCTGCACTTTCCATCATTTTATCTACTTCTTCTTGATCAGCTTTTGCAAATTGCCCCAATACAAAGTCTATTGTATCTGACTGACTTTTACCTATTCCACATTTTATACGTAAAAATTCATCTCCAATATGCGATATTATTGACTTTATTCCATTATGCCCACCAGAACTTCCTCTTTCTTTGATTCTCAATTTTCCAACAGGAAGGTCCATATCATCATAGATAACTATTAAGTCCTTTTTAGGATCCAATTTATAGAAATTTATAACTTCTATTA from Fusobacterium hominis includes the following:
- the rsxA gene encoding electron transport complex subunit RsxA — translated: MSIGSIFSLIFGAIFINNVIFAKFLGCCPFMGVSKKVDASLGMGMAVTFVITIASGVTWLVYQFLLVPFNLQYLQTIAFILIIAALVQFVEMAIAKTSPSLYKALGVFLPLITTNCAVLGVAIINIQENYNFIETLINGFSVAVGFSLALVLLAGIRERIEYSAIPEPFKGIPIAFISAGLLAMAFMGFSGMQI
- the rsxE gene encoding electron transport complex subunit RsxE yields the protein MKTNYGKVLLSGIFKENPIFVLFLGLCPTLGVTSSAMNGLAMGLAVVAVLACSNFLISAFKNFIPSQVRIPAYIMIIASLVTIVQMVMEAYTPDLYKVLGLFIPLIVVNCIVLGRAESFASKNGMIASLLDGIGSGLGFTLSLTVLGIVREALGNGTIFGARVAPAAYNPALIFILAPGAFITIAFMKAFLNYLQLKKSREG
- a CDS encoding RnfABCDGE type electron transport complex subunit G, whose translation is MKNRFVHFGLVLLVIAAISAGVLGLVNNFTKTVIAANNEKSQNAAKREVLADAAKFVEEEAKEIDGLQFVPGYNDQGEIVGYVTTVASPGYGGDITFILGIKRDGQIAGLRIVNQSETPGLGAKIGDLSWQDHWIGKDASYEFNKSTDAFAGATISPRAVYTGIIKALNAFKDGGMN
- a CDS encoding RnfABCDGE type electron transport complex subunit D is translated as MTNILKMGPSPHIRTSETVEKVMYDVIIALIPAFLFAVYVFGIRALIVTAVSILTCMVTEFICQKIMKQEVSVFDGSAILTGILFAFVIPVIMPLPYVIVGCVVSIGLGKMVFGGLGHNVFNPALVGRAFVQASWPVAITTFAYDGKGGATVLDAMKRGISLDSSLIADGGNYYMQAFVGKMGGCLGEVSALALLVGGLYLIYKKQIDWRVPAIIIGTVFVLTWAMGGDPIMHIFSGGLFLGAFFMATDMVTSPYTTKGKVIFAFFLGLLISLIRMKGGYPEGVAYSILIMNGFVPLINRYTKPKKFGEVKANEK
- the rsxC gene encoding electron transport complex subunit RsxC; amino-acid sequence: MRFFGFRGGVHPPENKLQTENAPVEELKAPKMIYVALLQHIGSPLDPIVNIGDKVLKGQKIADSQAFMSSPIHSPVSGTVKKIEEHVFPLMGRIKTVIIENDEQDTWAELPKIENWEAADKKELLAMIREKGIVGIGGASFPTHIKLNPPADTKIDTLLLNGAECEPYLNSDNRLMLEHPEKIIKGIQIIKKILGVETAIVGIEENKPQAIASMKKAAEGTGIEIAPLKTKYPQGGEKQLIKAVLDRQVPSGKLPSAVGVVVQNTGTAAAIYDGIVNGIPLIEKVVTVSGKAIANPKNVKIAIGTPFSYLLDYCGVNREVVDKLVMGGPMMGMAQFSEEAPVIKGTSGLLALTKEETNPYKPKSCIGCAKCVDVCPMGLEPLMFARLAAFEQWDKLPPYNLMDCIECGSCAYICPANRPLTEAIKIGKSKLRAMKK
- the pth gene encoding aminoacyl-tRNA hydrolase; protein product: MKLVVGLGNPGSKYEHTRHNVGFDVISKLQDKLGISNEREKFQGLISETTVDGEKVLVLKPQTFMNLSGNSIIEVINFYKLDPKKDLIVIYDDMDLPVGKLRIKERGSSGGHNGIKSIISHIGDEFLRIKCGIGKSQSDTIDFVLGQFAKADQEEVDKMMESAANCAMDMIKDVKLQNIMQKYNKK